Proteins found in one Papio anubis isolate 15944 chromosome 13, Panubis1.0, whole genome shotgun sequence genomic segment:
- the LOC116270076 gene encoding putative uncharacterized protein FLJ37218, with translation MAPPGARERGGTREVGGALGGTRRVGRGAGSGAGEELRVPALLLCSVPLFSARFRPASSIFLPVLAATEPAVSVPSGDLSMPVKTRAEGEGHGFGKAGDPRRLLERPLLFWGCLPGKGNRDVGLEGTLEPTSTRPE, from the coding sequence ATGGCCCCGCCCGGGGCCCGGGAGAGGGGCGGGACTCGTGAAGTGGGCGGGGCCCTGGGCGGGACTCGCAGAGTGGGGCGGGGGGCCGGGAGCGGGGCGGGGGAGGAGCTCCGAGTCCCGGCCCTGCTGCTCTGCAGTGTCCCACTCTTCTCGGCCCGCTTTCGCCCCGCATCTTCCATCTTCCTCCCAGTCCTTGCGGCGACCGAGCCCGCAGTGTCAGTCCCCAGCGGGGACTTGAGTATGCCGGTGAAGACGAGAGCGGAAGGCGAGGGCCACGGCTTCGGGAAAGCGGGTGATCCGAGGAGGCTGCTGGAGCGACCTTTGCTTTTCTGGGGGTGCCTTCCCGGGAAGGGGAATCGGGATGTCGGCTTGGAAGGGACTTTGGAGCCCACCTCGACCCGCCCCGAGTGA